A genomic stretch from Sulfurimonas sediminis includes:
- a CDS encoding ATP-grasp domain-containing protein, with protein MGLSNKELPKLGLLYMDYVLRFFDHSNFKGWPNKIETVTYHWKNDKERFIQEVKDKKIDVLIGNIPATAYETFREIARALPHVRFIPSLDTQFSNKSKENVTRFAWKYDLPIPKTYIYYNHKKADEALKKAKYPKIIKKSYGPSNYGGYFVHKVDSYEEAKKLLEEKRYHPVYVQDFVPMEADIRVMLIGHKPVCAFWRRAPEGEWLTNTSQGGSMDYNDVPKSVLDLAVKVSKAAKAEYWACDVAYGKDGKVRILECATAFAAFPYIRDWIGEYLMWLLSEGRFRKPHIPMFNWEELGKISPDLLRTMRHITFGEFHASYDGAYFGKKKKMYGEKEVYLHELDKKYKISAVKPRYSEEWPSEKWNYQDKLSLKPLRSLKKDSNVEVPKPTKDESQESFRDEVKITQEELSDFLTSVKGIGKKKVKKIVEHFGDVDEVIGVLHQNPNMLTEIKGITEKLVKKVKKAWKKLLK; from the coding sequence ATGGGATTAAGCAATAAAGAGTTACCGAAATTAGGCCTTTTATATATGGACTATGTCCTAAGATTTTTTGACCACTCTAATTTTAAAGGGTGGCCGAATAAAATAGAAACAGTGACCTATCACTGGAAAAATGATAAAGAGAGATTTATTCAAGAGGTCAAAGACAAAAAAATTGATGTGCTTATCGGCAATATTCCTGCTACTGCTTATGAGACATTTCGTGAAATTGCCCGAGCCTTGCCTCATGTACGCTTTATTCCTTCTTTGGATACACAGTTTTCCAACAAATCAAAAGAGAATGTGACACGTTTTGCCTGGAAATATGATTTGCCGATTCCAAAAACATACATTTACTACAATCATAAAAAAGCGGATGAAGCACTGAAAAAAGCAAAATACCCTAAAATCATCAAAAAGTCCTACGGACCTTCAAATTACGGCGGTTATTTTGTGCATAAAGTGGACAGTTATGAGGAAGCAAAAAAACTTTTGGAAGAAAAAAGATATCATCCCGTTTATGTGCAGGATTTTGTTCCTATGGAAGCAGACATCCGTGTTATGCTCATAGGGCATAAACCTGTATGTGCCTTTTGGCGTCGTGCGCCTGAGGGGGAATGGCTGACAAATACTTCTCAAGGCGGCAGCATGGATTATAATGATGTACCAAAATCAGTACTTGATTTGGCTGTAAAAGTTTCTAAAGCAGCCAAAGCAGAATACTGGGCCTGTGATGTAGCCTACGGTAAAGACGGGAAAGTGCGTATTTTAGAGTGTGCTACTGCATTTGCCGCATTTCCTTATATAAGAGACTGGATTGGGGAATATCTGATGTGGCTGTTAAGCGAGGGAAGATTTAGAAAACCGCATATTCCAATGTTTAACTGGGAAGAGTTGGGCAAGATCTCTCCTGATTTGCTCAGAACAATGCGACACATTACCTTTGGTGAATTCCATGCAAGTTATGACGGCGCCTATTTTGGAAAAAAGAAAAAAATGTATGGCGAAAAAGAAGTCTACCTGCACGAACTGGACAAGAAATATAAAATTTCTGCCGTCAAACCGCGATACAGTGAGGAGTGGCCGAGTGAAAAATGGAATTATCAGGACAAACTCTCGCTGAAGCCATTGCGTTCTTTGAAGAAAGATTCGAATGTAGAAGTTCCAAAACCTACGAAAGATGAATCTCAGGAATCTTTTCGTGATGAGGTGAAAATTACACAAGAAGAACTGAGTGATTTTTTGACATCTGTAAAAGGCATAGGAAAAAAGAAAGTAAAAAAAATAGTAGAACATTTTGGTGATGTGGATGAGGTAATTGGTGTATTACACCAAAATCCGAACATGCTGACAGAAATAAAAGGCATTACCGAGAAGCTTGTCAAAAAAGTAAAAAAGGCATGGAAAAAGCTTCTTAAATAA
- the efp gene encoding elongation factor P, with protein sequence MATVGMSDIKKNVRLIVGEVPYKVVEFQHVKPGKGAAFVRMKMKSFLNGKVVEKTVHAGDKFEVPVIEYKTMQYLYDDGEMYQFMDNETYDQLGLTYEQCDDASKWFKDGINVDIVFYKGKAISVQAPEVMEFVITETPPNFKGDTSSGSKKPATLESGAVVQVPYHVLEGDTVKVNTVDGEYLEKVK encoded by the coding sequence ATGGCAACAGTCGGTATGAGTGATATCAAAAAAAATGTGCGTTTAATAGTAGGTGAGGTTCCTTATAAAGTTGTAGAGTTTCAACATGTAAAACCGGGAAAAGGTGCGGCATTTGTCCGTATGAAAATGAAAAGTTTTTTAAACGGCAAAGTTGTTGAAAAAACTGTGCATGCGGGTGACAAGTTTGAAGTGCCTGTGATTGAATACAAAACAATGCAGTATCTGTATGATGACGGAGAGATGTATCAGTTTATGGATAATGAAACATATGATCAGCTTGGCTTGACATATGAGCAGTGTGATGATGCTTCGAAATGGTTTAAAGACGGTATCAATGTTGATATTGTGTTTTACAAAGGCAAGGCAATTTCTGTGCAGGCTCCTGAAGTAATGGAATTTGTAATCACAGAAACACCGCCGAATTTTAAAGGTGATACATCAAGCGGAAGTAAAAAACCTGCAACACTCGAAAGCGGTGCTGTTGTTCAGGTACCGTATCATGTGCTAGAGGGTGATACTGTTAAAGTCAATACAGTTGACGGCGAGTATTTAGAAAAAGTTAAATAA